The genomic region TTTTTATTTTAATTTTTGGAACTTTTGCTGGGGTAATGACTTGATATTCACCATTAGAAACAATTACTTTGTTCGCAGGTTTAGAAGTTAGCAAAATTGTATTACTTTATATTATTGGTTTTGGAGCAGGGGGAACAATTGTTATTATTTGAATTATAATGTTTGTTTATCGTCATTTTGACAAAACAAAAAAACGTTATTGAGATTTAGTGGCAATTATTATGCTTGCTGTTGTTAATGAGTATTGAGTCACCACGCTGATATCTGCCTGGGGGGATATTGCTTTCCTAACCGTTTCGCAGAATAAGAATGTTTGAACTGATGGTTATGGAGTAACGATGATTACAAGGTTAGCAATGGCCCCAATAAAAGTATTATTTAATTCAGCGATTATTTACATTACATATTGAGCTGTTTCACCATTAATTCATAAAGATACCAATGCCAATTTACAATATTAAAAAGGCGCTGTGTAGATACAAACGGGAAATTTATATCTTGCTAGATTAATAATAAAATATTTTTAATAAATTGCAACCATTTTTTTGTATACTGTATACTGTAAAACTAAATCAGCAAAGGCTTTTAATTTTTCTTTGCAACTTGGTGAATGTAAAACTTTACAATATATATTGCTATCATTTGATAAAGTAAAATTTGATAAATTAATATTATAAGGAATATCATTTTCATCTAACATATTTCATATATTTTGAAAGACACGATCTTTTAAATCTTTACTCCAATACATACTAGCAATTATACAAATTGGTTCTTTAATTAATAAACTAATTTTTAATAATTCACCAAACATTTTAATATTTGATATAGTCTTACCACTATATCGTGTTCCAATTTGATTAATTTCATTAACTAATTCATATTTCTTAGCAAATGGATATTTATTACCAATACTACTATTTTGTAATAACCAATAAGGAATTTCTAACAAATAAGTAAAATTATTAAGCATTATTATCACTTTTTTAACATCTCTAATATCAGTTTGTAAATTAACTATTATTGGTTGTTGATTATTTAAGTTTAATTCTTTTTCAAGTTTTTTCTTGTAGTGAGTATTTATAATTAAATGCACGCTGTCAATATGTTTTAGCACCATCAGGTGATTTCATCATAAACTCTATTATTTCCATTTCTATTTTTTGAATATTTCTTTCAATTAATGGAATTATATTTTTGCTCCGGTAATTTTCTTCTCTTCAATGCTTAGAAAAATTAAGTTTATTGGGTTTGTAAATTGTAAATACCAAATCATAAAAAGTTAACTATTAATTTAGTTAACTTTTTTAAGTTAACTTTTAAGTTAATTATAGGAGGTTGAAATTATGCAAATAAAGCAATATTTAATTTTGCGGTCGTTAGTAAAAAAGTATGGTAAAGATATTGTTATTAATACTGTCAATAAGATTGCAAATGATATTGAAATTAAAAAGCAAAGAATAAATTATCCCGCGTAATTTACAATTTTCAATTAACTTTCAATTACTTCCAACTGGTGATTGTTGTGATTTGGGCTCTGGTTTATTACTCCCCGTTTTCACTATTATTTGGTTTTTCGCAACTAATTAATGATGTTGTACTTGTTGCTGTTAATTCGATTGCTCCTAAAATATTTAAAATGTTATAATTTATGTACAATAATTATAACATTTTAAATATTTTAGGAGGTAAAGTATGAAAAAATATGAAAGATTAGATTTTAATGAAAGAGTAAATTTGGAAAAATTAAAAGATAATGAATTATTTAAAAAGGAAAATGGAACAATTAATATTCGAAAAATTGCTAAGCAAGTGAATAGACATTATAGAACTATTTGGCAAGAGTTAAATATGTTTTGATAATATTAATAATTATAATGCTGCAAAAGCACAAAAAATACATGATAAAAATAAAAAACAATGTCGTAAATATTCAATGTTAAATTCACAAGAATTAAGTCATTTTTCTAATGAATATAATAATTTTGGTCGTTCGCCACAAAATATTTTTACAGTATACATATTTTATTTGAAAGTCCACATAAATATGGTCCAACTTATTGTAATCTATCCATATACATCTATATAATGATATTAGAAATTATAGAGTGGAGATGAAGATAATGAAAGTGAATTCACAAATTAAAGAATTAATTAATTTGGAATTAAAACGTCAGCAAGATCATGTTGAATTAATCGCTTCAGAAAATTATGTTAGTGAAGCAATTTTAGCTATTACCGGATCAATTTTGACAAATAAATATGCTGAAGGGTATCCGTTTCACCGTTATTATGGGGGGTGTGAATATATTGACCAACTTGAACAATTGGCAATTGATAAGGTAAAAGAATTATTTCAAGCAGAGCATGCTAACGTTCAGCCTCATTCAGGTAGTCAAGCTAATGCAGCGGCTTATTATGCTTTATTACAACCACGTGATACGATTTTAGCGATGGATTTAGCAGCTGGTGGGCACTTAACCCATGGACATAATGTTAATTTTTCTGGGCGGTTATATGATTTTCATAGTTACCAAGTTGATCCAAAAACCGAAATGTTAGATTATGACGCAATTGAAAAAATTGCAATGGAAGTGAAACCAAAATTAATAGTGGCGGGGGCCAGTGCTTATTCACGTGAGATTCATTTTAAAAAGTTCCGAGAAATTGCTGATAAAGTTGGTGCCTTATTAATGGTTGATATGGCACATATTGCTGGACTAGTTGCTGCTGGACTACATCAGTCACCAATTCCATATGCTGATGTAGTTACTTCAACAACACATAAAACACTACGAGGACCTCGTGGGGGGTTAATTTTATCAAAACAAAAATGGGCTAAAAAAATTAATAGTGCTATTTTTCCGGGCAATCAAGGGGGATCATTAGAACATGTTATTGCTGCTAAAGCTCAATGTTTCTTAGAAGCACTCCAACCGGAATTTAATAAATATCAAGCAGAAATTATTAGTAATGCCAAAGTATTAGCAGCAACATTAAAGGACAAAAATCTACGCTTAGTAGCTAATGGAACCGATAATCATTTATTAATGGTTGATGTTAAAAGTAGTTTAGGAATTTCAGGACAAATGGCGGAAGAAATTTTACAAAAAATTGGTATTATTTGTAATAAAAATATGATTCCGTTTGATAAAGAATCATCGGTCGTTACTAGTGGAATCCGTCTAGGAACAGCAGCAATGACAACCCGTTGTTTTAGTAATAAACAATTCCAAAAAATTGGGAAAATAATTTATCATGTTTTAAAAGAACCAACTAATGATAATATTACAAAATATCAAAAAGAAGTCCAAAAATTACTAAAAGATTTTCCAATTTATACAAATTGAACATTACAAGAATAATTAAATTTCAAAATATCAGATTAAAAGATTGATTATCCTGTTATTTTTAGTTATAATATTATTGCTTTATACATTAGACCCTGGTACGGAATGATGTGAGGAGGCAGTGACATGAGACAAACTACTATCTTAAATTCAGCTAAAGTTGATAAAAAATGATATGTTATTGATGCTCAAGGTCTAGTTTTAGGGCGTTTAGGAAGTAAAGTTGCAATGATCTTAAGAGGAAAAAATAAACCAGCGTATACTCCGCATGTTGATTGTGGCGATAATGTTATTATTCTAAATGCTGATAAAGTTATCTTATCAGGGAACAAATTAAAGGGTAAAATATATTATCATCATTCACAATATCCAGGGGGATTAAAACGAACAACAGCAAAGGATATGTTAGTTAAAAAACCAATTTATCCAGTTGAACACGCAATTAAAGGAATGTTACCAAAAAATATCTTAGGAAGTAAATTATTCCGTAATTTATTTGTTTATCCAGGTAATGAACATCCACATGAAGCACAACAACCCATTAAATTAGAATTAACTAATAAATAAAAGGAGAAAATATGGCAAAAAAACAAGAAGTTATATATCGTGGTACCGGAAGAAGAAAATCTTCTATTGCCCAAGTTGTATTGACTCCTGGTAAAGGGAATGTGGTTGTTAATAGGAAGCCAGCGTTAGAGTTTTTCCCATATGCAACATTAGTGCAAGATTTGGAACAACCTTTGGATATTACTAGTTCAAAATCAGAATTTGATATCCGTGTTAAAGTGTCTGGTGGTGGTTTTACCGGACAAGCTGGTGCAACAAGACTAGGAATTGCGAGAGCCCTAGTTGAAGCATCACAAGATTATAAAACTTTATTGAGACATGCTGGCATGCTAACTCGTGATGCTCGTATTAAAGAACGTAAAAAATATGGGCTACACGGAGCTAGAAGAGCACCGCAATATTCAAAAAGATAGATTTCGAAAAAAAGAACATTTTGCTTTGCAAAATGTTCTTTTTTTAATTTATTGAGTTTAATTTGTCATCTACCATAAGTTTAGTATAATTATTATGTAGATAAGAGGGTTAAGTAATGACACTGCTGGAATTTACAATTCAGGGAGAAAAATATCGGGGTAATAACTTATTATTAAATTTTTATTTTTTAACAAATGCAAAAAGTAAATTTACTGATGAAGATGTTAAGAACCTTCACATAAAGAACATTACAACAGTGCAAGCCTTAGATACTTTTTTCAAAACTAATATATGTATTGCTGATTTTTTTTGTTGCTTTAATTAATGATCAAGCAAAAATAAAAAAAGGACAAAAGGGCGAAGAAAAGAAACTTTATGATATTTTGATTTGCTTCAAATCGATTACTTTATTAGATGAAATGTTAGATTCAAATTTATCATTAACAATCCTCGGAGATATTGATCCTAAAATTGGGATTGTAAATGTTAAAAATATTTTTTTAACAACGATGAAAAAAGAAAAACAAGAATTTTAAACATTGGCAACCGGAGTCGTTCTTGAGATTTCGGATAATTTTCGAATTGAAGAGGCAAAAGTGCGAACTATTTTTGACTCAAATGCAATAGCGAATATGAAATTTTTAACTTCATTTTTTGCGGATAAAAAAGAACGATGATTACAATATTTACAATTTCAAGCGCAAAATTTAGAATATAAACGGAATAATTCTTGTTTATATTTAAAACGAAAATTAACAGAGTATATTAAAATTCCGAAAACCGTTGCAATGGGAGAAAAGTTTCATGATGCTTTATTTTTAGCGCATAATTTTTGATATGTTGATAAAAAGCATTTTATTAAAAAAATTTAACAACTAATCATTTATTTGAAGAAATAATTATCGTTGAATTAAAACTATTATTAGACAATTTGAATAAATATTTAGTTTTAAAACAATTAACTAATCTAAGTATTGCTAGTTTGGATATTAATCGAACATATCAAAAAAAACACCATTATCATTGTTTACTTTTAATTTTAGTGATAGTTATGTCCAAGAGGGAACAAATATTTATGATTTAGGGGTTAATATTGCAGAAACAAAAGAACAACAAGCAAAAGGGAACTATGATTTTAAAAAAGAACTAATGAAAATTTATATGCTTGAAAATAATATTAATCAAGAAGACGATATTGATCAAGAAAAAATTAAATTAATTATTAAATAATTAGATCAGTATCAAATTGTTAATTGCTTTTATGAAATAAAGAATGATGATGAAATATCGTTTAGTGAATTAAAAAAATAATTGCACCATATGGTTATTTAACTTATATTGGTACGGGTGATTCAACGCTAATTCGGCGTAGTAATATTATTTTAGATAAGATTAGTAAAAACGATGTTGCTAATCCATATTTAATTAATTATATTTTTAATATTGTCGATATTAAATTAAAATCACAATTTGATTTAATTATGTTAGAACAATTAACATTTGCTTCTAATAACTTAAATTTAAATCAAAAAAAGCAATAGCAAAAGCTTTAAATTCTCAAGATATTTTTTTATTACAAGGACCAACCTGGGCACGGGTAAGACCGAATTTATTGCTGAATTAGTTTATCAATATGCCAAGCTAGGGAAAAAGGTTTTAATTTCATCGCAAAATCATACCGTAATTGATAATGTTTTGACAAGATTGTATAAAACGCCATTGCTAGTTCCATTGCGTTTAACAGGAGAAGAAGTTCGGAAAAAATCGCTTTAATGATTTTAATTCGGATAAGTTAATTTTTAATAGTTATCGCTTTATTTATTCACATTTGTTAAGACAATATTTAAAAAAATGAAATGGAATTGAGCATGATTATGAGAATCAAAAATATGAATTACAAAAGTTAAAAGCAAATGCGAAAATGTTAGAGAAAGAAATTAATTATTATAATAAATATATGCAAAAACTAAATACCTTAATTGCTGAACGAGAAACAGTAATTAATCAGAAATTGCAATATCAAACTGATAATCATAAATTAGCTGTTGATGTTAACAATATTCAGAATGTATTAGCCTTCTTAGATGATTTGAATTGAAAAGGAATGATTATATCAACGCCAGCTCTTGTTCAATTATTTAATAATCATTTTGATAAGTTATTACAAGAAAAACTTGGTTTTCAATTTGATGAATCATATTCATTAACTGAAACATATAAAAGATTATTATCAATTCCAACTGATAATAAGTTATTAAAAGAGAAAGAATTAGAATTAGAAAGATTAAAACAAGTTAGCAAAGAATTGCGAGATAATGATTGAATTGAAAAATTATATGCAATGCAAAATGAAATTTTAGAATTAAAAAATCAACTTGTATTAAAACAGGAAAATATTGTTGTGCAAAAAGAACAAGCAGCATTTAAAAGTGGTATTTTGCAATTATTAAAACAATATGAAGAACAAATTACGGTTAATCAACAAAAGATTAACGCCAGTGATGAAAATAAATATGAGCAAGAAATTTCTGCCTTAGAACTTGAAACAGGAACGTTAAATCAGAAAATTAGTACTTTAAAGATTGAAGTGGTAAATATTGTTGATAGTATTAATGCGATTTTTAATTTAAATTTAGTCATAAAAGATATTAGGGGTACAATTAATGAAATTGATAAAGTAATTAATAACATTGAATAGACTGCACCCTAAAAAGTAAGTAAAATAAAAAAAGATTTTGCTAAACTTTAAAGGAGGTGCATTTTTATATGGCAAGAAAAGGACAAAAATTTAATAAATATACAGCATATTTTCGAAAAATGATAGTACAAGAGGTTAAAAATAATAGTATAAGTTTTATTGCAAAAAAATATCAAATTAATAAAAAAACTGTTGCTTCATGGTATGAAAATTTTAAGAAAGGAATTTTAAACACCAATAAAGGTCCAAAAGAATCATTTGAAAAAAGAGATTTAAACTATTACAAAGTTAGGTATGAATTACTAAAAAAGCTTCATGACTTTTACAATTAAATAAAAGAAAAATTGTATCTTTTATCAAAGAAAACATTAATAAATATCCACTAAATTTATTACTTGATATAACAGATTTAAAGCGTAGTTATTGAGATAAATATAAAAATTATTCAAGTAATGGTAAGGATAGCGAATCATTAAAAAATATTGTAAAAGTCTATGAAGAAAATTTAAAACAATTTGGTTATCGTCGAATTATCAAATATTTAAAAGAAGATTATGGCATTGTTTATAATGCTAAGAAAGTATTGCAAATTATGAAAGAAAATAATATTCAAGCTGAATATGTAAAGCGTATGCGTAGAAAAATATTAATAAAACAAAATAGAAATAAAAATATAATTAAATATCCTGATTTAGTAAATCGTAATTTTAATGATATTAAAGAAAGATTTTCAATTTTATTTACTGATGTAACTTATTTAATTTGAAATGGTAAAAAACATTATCAATCAACAATACTTGATGGATATACTAAAGAAATTATTGATGTAAAATGATCAAAATTTAATAATAACAAACTTGTAATTGATAATTTAAATGATGCAATTAATAAAATTAAAAAAATAAAAAAAGATTTAAATAAAATAATAATTTATTCAGATCACGGATATCAATATACATCTAAAGATTACAATAGTAAATGTTTAGATAACAAAATTATAATTTCAATGGGTAAAAATTATCATTGTGCAGACAACATTATTATTGAAAGTTTTCATTCATTACTTAAAAAAGGAACAATCCATAATAAAAATTATAAATCTCATAATGAATATATTAATGATGTTAAAAAATGAAATAAATTATATTCAAACCAAAAAGAAAAATATATAATAAATGAAAGTTTGTAAACCTTTTTATTAATACTTACTAAACAGGGTGCAGTCTATATACAACACTTGCCTTTTTACTAAATAAAATATGATAAAAAAGTATTTTTGATTTACGATTTACTAAAACTAACAAATGAAAATTACCACAATCAAGAGTATCCATTTCTC from Spiroplasma endosymbiont of Polydrusus cervinus harbors:
- a CDS encoding transposase family protein, translating into MARKGQKFNKYTAYFRKMIVQEVKNNSISFIAKKYQINKKTVASWYENFKKGILNTNKGPKESFEKRDLNYYKVRYELLKKLHDFYN
- the rpsI gene encoding 30S ribosomal protein S9 gives rise to the protein MAKKQEVIYRGTGRRKSSIAQVVLTPGKGNVVVNRKPALEFFPYATLVQDLEQPLDITSSKSEFDIRVKVSGGGFTGQAGATRLGIARALVEASQDYKTLLRHAGMLTRDARIKERKKYGLHGARRAPQYSKR
- the glyA gene encoding serine hydroxymethyltransferase, which gives rise to MKVNSQIKELINLELKRQQDHVELIASENYVSEAILAITGSILTNKYAEGYPFHRYYGGCEYIDQLEQLAIDKVKELFQAEHANVQPHSGSQANAAAYYALLQPRDTILAMDLAAGGHLTHGHNVNFSGRLYDFHSYQVDPKTEMLDYDAIEKIAMEVKPKLIVAGASAYSREIHFKKFREIADKVGALLMVDMAHIAGLVAAGLHQSPIPYADVVTSTTHKTLRGPRGGLILSKQKWAKKINSAIFPGNQGGSLEHVIAAKAQCFLEALQPEFNKYQAEIISNAKVLAATLKDKNLRLVANGTDNHLLMVDVKSSLGISGQMAEEILQKIGIICNKNMIPFDKESSVVTSGIRLGTAAMTTRCFSNKQFQKIGKIIYHVLKEPTNDNITKYQKEVQKLLKDFPIYTNWTLQE
- the rplM gene encoding 50S ribosomal protein L13, with amino-acid sequence MRQTTILNSAKVDKKWYVIDAQGLVLGRLGSKVAMILRGKNKPAYTPHVDCGDNVIILNADKVILSGNKLKGKIYYHHSQYPGGLKRTTAKDMLVKKPIYPVEHAIKGMLPKNILGSKLFRNLFVYPGNEHPHEAQQPIKLELTNK
- a CDS encoding DDE-type integrase/transposase/recombinase; the protein is MKENNIQAEYVKRMRRKILIKQNRNKNIIKYPDLVNRNFNDIKERFSILFTDVTYLIWNGKKHYQSTILDGYTKEIIDVKWSKFNNNKLVIDNLNDAINKIKKIKKDLNKIIIYSDHGYQYTSKDYNSKCLDNKIIISMGKNYHCADNIIIESFHSLLKKGTIHNKNYKSHNEYINDVKKWNKLYSNQKEKYIINESL
- a CDS encoding lipoprotein, with the translated sequence MYINYNILNILGAIELTATSTTSLISCEKPNNSENGE